In Salmo trutta chromosome 24, fSalTru1.1, whole genome shotgun sequence, the DNA window CATAGCATTTTATTTTCTGTGAAATGACCGGAACCCTTAATCAAAGGCCCGAGTTTCCTTGCGGAGTTTTAAGTGACACTACTGCTGCAGAAGAAGCctcgtagctagctagctactagggAGTACATTTTCACATGATAATGATACGCTTTGATTTGTAAAAAGCATTAGGACAATTACAATGAATCTCGACAGACTTCGAAAACGTGTACGACACTACATTGATCAGGTacgaaatgtagctagctagacttggTCGGGATAAGAAGcgaggtagctaacgttagctaaattcTGTTGCCGCTGTCAGATTGGAAAAATGTATTGCTCCTGCCAGCTAAGTAAATGGGCTAGGTACTGTTCAGAATGACAAGTCTACAGGAACGTTACCCAGCTGTGTAAGGTTATATTTGCTTTAGCATAATGTAAATAGAACTTGCCAGCTTGTCGATTTAaatatagaccacagcatgtcgtTTCCAACGGGGGtaaattaatcatagtgggcatAGCGAGGTCCTACTGGCGCGTTCTAGCATTTGTCTATTTCCGTTAAGGAACGCCAAGTGAgggtgtgcaataactcaattcgacATAgtactccttctaaacaacgcaatttgaaaatgtttttggtaaagtctacaaaacgtagTCCACACTCTGTAacatattctagttttgggaacaggaaACTGTACTGAGCTCAAATGTTTCATCAATGAGAGAATGTCGGACAAATTCCATCTCGCTCTATTTTCACCCAGCTGCCAGCCACTGGGCTTCCTgccatcaccatatttggtggtgagtggaaatgccaaccggatgcttcagatTTATGCGGCTCATTGTTCGATCTGTGTTGTAGTCCTAAAAACGGAAATGAGTTACTTCTGATTCGTTTGGCTATTCCTATGGAGGAAATTATtggggttttgggataaatgctgaaaataaggtctgagcttaacacaggcttaggaaaTCTAATATGTTTTGTTCTGAGATATCAGTCAATTAACATGACCTTTTATGAATTAGCTAGTAACTAGTTAGCTACCCTGCTTGTGCTTGCTACTAAGTCAGTGGCCTGAACTAGCTACTATGTACTTGGAGGTTAGCCACATTATATCAGGGCTAGCTAACTTGTATCAGTGAGTGTTGACAGCCCCTGACAGTGTCAGTTTCATACTTGTAGTAAACACATTCAGAATGTTTGGTTTCATGCTGCCTTCCCTGTCTGTTATGTTTGCAGCAACAGTATCAAAGTGCTCTATTTTGGGCAGATAAGATTGCATCCCTGTCACATGGTGAGTGATCTTCCTGATTGATGAGATGTAACAAATGTTTTGTGTTCATCTGGCTAGTTAGTATAAAATGTTGTTTAGTAGGGTATCTAACGGAGGTGATGCTATTTTCCTGTCCTTGCAGAAGACCCCCAGGATATCTACTGGCTAGCACAGTGCCTTTACCTCACCTCTCAGTACCACAGAGCCTCCCATGCCCTCCGCTCACGTAAACTAGATAAGGTAAGACCACCTGGTTGGCTTCCCTCAATTTGTTGCAATGTGGCATGCAGGTAGCTTGGGTGCCACCCTGTTCTACACGTCTCACTGAGGGGCCCTCATGCACTAGCATGCAGCTCACTAGCATGCAGAAGGACTAATGACATGTTGGATACTAGGCATATTCTGACTTGTCATTATGAGTCTGTCCAGTCTGTATGTTACATTCTTCTATGTAGCTTTCAAAACTTTGTGCCATCCAGAGTATGCCTTTGATATTTTTGATAGAAGAAGCATTGTACTGGGTGTGCTGCATGTCCTTGTTGATCTGAACAGTTGTTGTCAGTCAGCTTGTTCCTAATATTTATCTTTCATTTCAGTTGTATGGCGCTTGTCAATATCTTGCTGCTAGGTGCCACGTGAGTATTAGTCTTAGGCTTCTTCTTGTGATGAAATATACCTGTTCAAACTCTCCATGATCCTATGGGTCAATCCACTTAAATTCAATTACTTTTCTACAGTatcccttttgatttaaacaTATCTTTTCAAACATGTTTGCCCATGAAAtgagtggtcagaaagtgacttctTGGACCTGAATGCCGAAACATTTTAGAAGATAAAGGTgttcaaagttgacccattttgcataccccaccataatGTGAGACATCATGTCTTCATTGCTGAAAAATATTAAAAATTGACTTTGATATTATTTAAAATCTTACACACAGTTGTCTAACTATTTTCTAATTTCttgaaaaaaagtattttaacaATTAGCAGAAATTATCTAAAATTGCGTAAACTACTATTTTTTTTGTTCATATTCTCGTACGTTatagcttagaccctattttacatcatctgaggtttTTATGTTGCGCCGCCATCGGTTGAGAGACAACATGCTCATGAAAACAGAGTGGGTGTTATTTCAATCACAGAAatagaatggacctatcccttcagaTCACTGCAATTTTACTGAACTTGAATATAACAAAAATAAATTGATGCTGGATAGTAAATAATGCCGAAAAAGCCTTTGTGCAAACAAACTTCCAGAAGTAATCAAGGCACTCTCATGTAGTGGATAAATGAGAAAACGTTTTATTGTTTTTACAGCTCATGCATAgcaagaataaaaaaaatactatgcAGCATGAACTTTGTTCTGTAGTATTTCATCCTATGATCAAAGAGCACCTCATGGATTAACTATCAACCAAATACGCATTCCTTTCCTGTGTCTCTTATTGAAAAAAGTACATTTAATTGACATTTTAAATTCTAACTACTACCACAAAGATGGCCACCGGTCCACTTTCCATCCAATGTCAACTTAAATGGTTgtctatgatttcaataggtttccaATGGACAGTAATTTAAAACAACAGATTCctattcaagtcaacattctctgatgtgtggacctccaaccatctttgtggtatcgtttgaaagttgaaataaaaatggttgtacatttatcagccaaacATGACACCCCACCCTGTATTCAATAGCATGTTAtgtctcaaccgatggcgggCACAACAAACCTCAGATGTAAAATAATCTAAGCTACAACATGCATTGGGGTTTACATGTTTTTGGATAATCAAAAAATAAAATGGTTTCACAGCCCtgttttgtaagcttttaaatggtAGCAATCTCATCTGTTAATGTCtcgtggtatggtggggtatgcaaaatgggtcaactttaaTGCACCTTTTTATCTCTTGAATATTTTTACATTCAAGTAcaaaaacccacaaccctgaaTTTCCCAGCACCATACTCTTAACTGAGCTGAGCCATTGGAAGCACTAACtgagtgtttgtgttttgtgcagTATGCTGCCAAAGAGTTCCAGCAGGCCTTAGACATCCTGGACATGGAGGAGCCAACCAGCAAGAAGCTGCTGGACCGGAGTGTCAAAGAGGAGAACAGGATGCAAGAATCAGACTGGGAGATGACCCCTGCCTCTGTGAGTCTCAGCTTTGACACAATAGGGTCCCATGTGTTTTTGTGGCCCTGTAATACCACGTTTGTAGTCTTACAATGGGATTTTCCAGTCTCTTCACATTTATGGTGTTGTGATTACAGGTGAACTatttacatactgtactgtaggtgacTGAGGCAGAGATTGAATACCATGTTGCCATGTCAAAGACCCTTTGGCTGAATGTTTATGATTTGTTCCTTTCTAAGCTATAAAAATGTCCTTTTGTAATTATCACCATCATATTATTAAAGGGGTCCCGTCATTCACCCGGTAGCCACATCACCTGCCATATTCATACAAAATTCATGTGTGGGTCTTTTGAATGTCAGAATCCTCTTGAGTATTCCTGCTGATGTTGCTTCAGTGGTTCTGACCTCTTGTGGTCCCTTTAatgtctttctttccctctctttttcagATCAACAGTTCCATCTGCCTGTTGCGGGGGAAGATCTATGATGCCATGGACAACCGGCCTCTGGCCACATCCAGCTACAAAGAGGCCTTGAAACTGGACGTGTACTGCTTTGAAGCCTTTGACCTTCTAACGTCCCACCACATGCTGACCGCTCAGGAAGGTGAGGCCAGAGCAAGACTGGGAACAGAAACAGACTTAAGGGGAATGTGGAATCAAAAAATAAGACTAACGTTTTTTGCACGTGTGCAGCAGAAGTAATGTACAGGGATGCAAACTCGTCACTTTTTGGCAATATTCGCAGTTTTGATCTCAAAATGTAGGTCATCCACTGGAATCTTGTAGATCTGTcagaaaaaaaagttatattgcCGAAAAGTGACGCGTTTACATACCTGCTGCACAGGAGTAATAAAATGCATCACTAGCACGCATACTAGTGATgtgcgggttgactcataacctgcAGTTCTATCCGTGGGGCGGTCGTGTTTATGGTCATAAAATATTGTATAGATGAAGGGTAGATGGGTGGCGGGCTGGTTGAATGAAGAGAGAACAATACataaaatccataaatgtatcattcttgtgcaatttataggctacattattattattattattattattattattatttaaaaatatatatatttgacccccccctttcctccccaatttcgatcttgtctcatcgctgcaactccccaatgggctcaggAGGAAAAGGTCGAAACATAACCCGCCAAACTGCGCTTAACACgcgcctgcttaacccggaagccagccgcaccaatgtgtcggaggaaacactgttcaactgacaaccggggtcagcctgcaggtgcccggcccgccacaaggagttggtAGTGCACGATGCGCCTtgtaaatccccccccccccgaacaaaccctcccctaacctggacgacgctagCTCGATGGGGTTTAAGTCTGGAGACTGCTGGCCATTCCATGATTTGAAGCCTACCGTCTTGTTCTTTTCTTCTAAGGTAGTTCTGACATAGCCTGTAGGTATGTTTTGGTtcattatcttgctgtaggatgaaccccTGACAACTAGGCGTACACCAGAGGGTATTGCATGGCACCAGAGGgtattgctgtggtagccatttTGGTTCTGGCTGCCACCCACTCTGTGCAAGTCGCCGACTCTGGATCCACGCTTCCTCTATGTTTGACAGTTGGTGTCACACACTGAGGAACCATCCTTTCGCCTACACGATGGCGTACAAAAACCCTGCGTGATTAACCGAAGATTTTGATTCATCGGTCCATAAGACCTTCCAGTCTTCAGTAGTCCACTGACGGTGCTTCATGGCCCAGGCAAGCctctttttttcttattttgcCATCTTAGCAATGGCTTTCTTACTGCCACTCGACCTGTCAAACTTGCAGCTCGAAGTCTTCTCTTCACAGTTGAAACTGAGACTAAGacggctgcgccactcgggagccctaaggcactgcatctcagtgctagaggcgtcactacagacccatgTTCAATTCCAGGCAGTATCACAACCggcccgtgattgggagtcccataggctttgcacaattggcccagcgtagttagggtttggctggggtagaatttgttcttaaatttcATAGCTGGAAAAATGggagtgttctaaaacttttgacagtttgtgtgtgatatatatatatatatatatatttttttttctttttcattgATAACTTTTTTGGGGGTTATTGGGCCTCCATGGGCCTTGGCCTGGTATCacatcgttagtaaaatgttggtattgtGACAACCCCACTCTGATAATCTATACAGATTTTTCGTGTGTTTCTGTGCccctttttgggccctcaccagtttgcatccctgaaaTATAGGTATCTATGTTGCTTTGTTTTAAGCCATTAATGGTTTATAGATGTGTCAGTAGggtaaatgtattacattttttcccAAACCCTTTATTTGAAGACCTTTTTGTGTTTGTAGAAAAGGACTTCCTGGACTTGCTTCCTTTGAGCCAACAGTGCACAGAGGAAGAAGACAAATTACTTCACTTCCTGTTTGAGAATAAATTGAAGAAGGTACGTCCACTGTTATCCTCGGTGTCAGGACATCAGTTGCATTCAGATTCCTATGTTAAGTTTCAGTTTTTTACATTGTCATTTGCAAAGTTGAtcatcatgttgtgtttctatgttggattACACCGGTCATCAAATGTCACTTTGGATTTTGCGCTGTAGTTCAGAATGAACCATATGATTATTTTCTAAATAATACAATCACTCATATTTGGTTAATATTGGTTGTCTACAGTTGCCCCTAACAATGACGACAACATCAACCCAGAAATGTTCTCTCTGATTTTACTAAAGTTAAGAGTGGTCATTTGTCTCAAATTAGTGTTTATTCGATTGCTAATGATGATGGTGCTTTTGTTCCAATTCCACATTTGTTTCCCTCTCCCTTTTTccacttttttttctccattcatcctttcctctttccttccctcagTATAACAAACCCAGTGATATGGTGGTCCCAGAGATGGTCAACGGTCTCCAGGACAATTTGGATGTGGTGGTCTCCCTTGCTGAGAGGCATTATTACAACTGTGACTTCAAAATGTGCTACAAACTCACTTCCATGTAAGTTTGATAACTAACCGCTGGCCCACCTTAACCTTTTAACTACAAATTGAGATTTGTTGGCAGTCTGCAAGCGTTAACTGGCCAATCTAACTTTTTGGGAAAAAAAATATAAGAACTGTTGTGATATTCGTATGGTTTATGTTAGTGGAATATTATTCTCTCTCAGCTCGGCTCAGTTGTGTAAAAAGGATATACATTTCACACTTATCATTTGGTCCTGTCTGTAAAACCTGAATGTTTTGTGTTTCTTCAAGGGTGATGGTGAAAGACCCATTCCATGCCAACTGTTTACCTGTtcatataggaacactggtggaGCTCAGCAAAGCAAATGGTAAGACCGTTGAAGCTCTTAAGTTTGGTTATTCATACACGTAAAAGATACATTTAACATCTGAATATGTACTATGATTCTCCTCTTTTTACTACCACAGAACTGTTTTACCTTTCGCACAGGCTTGTGGACTTGTACCCCAACAACCCAGTAAGTATAGcccctgccctatatagtgcaaagTGTTCCCTCCTATGCTATGAGTACACCCCCCCAATACTAGCGTCTTGCCATTCCACATATCCAAGCTCTGATTGGTACGGTATGTTTTCTTTTGTGTGTATTTTATTTGACCACTAGACAAATGGTAAACGGTGTTTTCATCCAGGTCTCTTGGTTTGCTGTGGGATGCTACTATCTAATGGTTGGTCACAAAAATGAACACGCGCGTAGATATCTCAGGTACCAGATATCATGTTTTTCTTATCACCAAGCATATTTTATATTCAGCAGTCAGACATTGATATTCTATATATTGtacatttaaatattttgatTCACTTGCTGCTGAATAAAATCTACAAATTTCAAagaattataaaaaaaaaaaacataattgaaTGTCATTCACTCAGACTAGAATATCTCTTATTTACACTAAGTTCCTTATGCTGTCTCCCACAGCAAGGCGACCACTCTGGAGCGGACGTACGGTCCGGCATGGATCGCTTATGGTCACTCGTTTGCAGTGGAGAGTGAACACGACCAGGCCATGGCTGCCTACTTCACTGCTGCTCAACTGATGAAGGGGTATGTACTGTTATTGTACACAGACACCCCTTCCACACAGACACAACGCCACACATCCACAGAACAGGGCTGTCATATGTGCTGAAAAGCAATGTTGAACATGAACACATTTGTTGGCGTGTGTTCAAAGATGTATCTTGCTAAAAGCAGGTGTGCCTTAGTCATTGAAAACAGTGAGAAATGTACAGTGTcataacactatatatatatatatatatagtacgtACCTTCACAACCGTGCCCCTTAGACTTGACCCCTAACCCTTGCTCTCATCTCTCTTGTCCAGATGTCACCTCCCCATGTTGTACATAGGGCTGGAGTACGGTCTTACAAACAACTCTAAACTGGCCGAGCGCTTCTTCAGCCAGGCCCTGAGCATAGCACCAGAAGACCCCTTTGTCATGCACGAGGTGGCCGTTGTTGCCTTTCAGAACGGagagtgagtcacacacacacttacatactgAGATAATGTACATGCACACACTGGGGGAAAACACCCAcacagtgggaaaacgtacatatgtgcatactcacacacatgcacccaaGAGGATATATAGCATACACTGTAATACCCCCACGTGCTCACatactacactgagtgtacaaagcattaggaatacctccctaatattgagtttctcCCCCTTTtagcctcagaacagcctcaatttgttgtgcatggactctacaaggtgtcgaaagcactccacggggatgctggcccttgttgactccaatgatttccacatttgtgtcaagttggctggatgtcatttgggtggtggaccattcttggtacaTACAGGaatctgttgagcgtgaaaaacacagctgtgttgcagttcttgacacactcaaaccggtgcacctgggcacctactaccataccgtGTTCAAAGACaccttaaatattttgtcttgtccattcaccctctgaagggCACACACACGCAATccgtgtctcaattgtttcaaggcttaaaaatccttctttaaactgtctcctccccttcatctacactgattatgaagtggatttaacaagtgacattaaaaggatcatggctttcacctggtcagtctgtcatggaaatacacagagtgttttgtacgctcagtgttTAACACACTCTGCAATACCcccacatgcacacatacacgctTGAGGTCTCTCATCATAGCCATTAGCAAATGGGTTAGAAGAGTGTTCCTCTAACGATGGGTTTAAACCCACTGGTAGGGCCACGAGTGATTTGGTTTGGGTCGGGATTCTGTCTGTCTATTGAGGTTTAGCTGTACCTGGCCATGCCTCCATCATAGTTGCTGGAACCGTGCCGGAAAGGACCATTtgtaaagaagaaaaaaatctgtgCTGGCACAGTATGGTTCGGGTTGACACGATAGTGTGTGTGAAAGGGTACTTATcccttattttttttctttgttcATGTGTTGGCTTTGATTGTGCTGAAATGTGTTCAATTCTGTCATTTTCAGCTGGAAAACAGCTGAGAAGTTGTTCCTGGACGCGATGGACAAGATCAAAGCCATTGGGAATGAGGTAGCTGCTCATTTGAATCAACTAACTCTAGCCCCACATGTACTGTGTCAAACTCCATTCTTACATTTCTTTGAATGTCTTAAGAACTGGCAGCCAGTGTAGTTGCTGTGTGTTTATTTTCAATACAAACATTCCTCTTtttgtaaaagttgtattttcttCCAGGTAACAGTGGACAAGTGGGAGCCACTCCTGAACAACCTGGGTCACGTATGTCGAAAACTGAAGTGAGTATAAAGATCCTCTGCGAGTATTTACTCATCAGGACACCAGAGGGGTATGTCACGAAGCAGGAAGGAGTTGCGAGCTCACTTTGGTTTATTCTGAATTCAACTTGGGATAACTATTGTCACGAAGGGGTCAacaccttttagccaggtaaattaCTATGGTAACTGTTGGACTCTGGGCTTTCCACGTGCGACATGCACACGCAGTTACAAGCCTGGTTTGAATTAGTGGAAGGTGTTGGATAAATATCCACCTTTGTGAGCTGGAATGTGGCACTAACTGAAACTAGTTAGCCTAAACTAATCCAGAATATTTCTAGTTGGCTTGTGACACACCCCTTTTGAGGGGATGGAACTGAACAGCATGGAAGTTCTGACTGGCATATGCACTATCTCTGTATCTCCAATGACATTGTTGTGGTCCTGTCCTTGTTCTCATCTCACTTATAAATTCAGGATTAGGTAGTTAGACAGGCAGGCGTTTCTCTATTGTCTCCCAGGTACCTGATAAACCATTGTTAAAGGACAGGGATTCAAAAACTTTCCTGAGTGGTATTTCAGGAGGAGAGTCTGAGGTGATGAGAGGACTT includes these proteins:
- the LOC115160605 gene encoding cell division cycle protein 16 homolog isoform X1 — protein: MNLDRLRKRVRHYIDQQQYQSALFWADKIASLSHEDPQDIYWLAQCLYLTSQYHRASHALRSRKLDKLYGACQYLAARCHYAAKEFQQALDILDMEEPTSKKLLDRSVKEENRMQESDWEMTPASINSSICLLRGKIYDAMDNRPLATSSYKEALKLDVYCFEAFDLLTSHHMLTAQEEKDFLDLLPLSQQCTEEEDKLLHFLFENKLKKYNKPSDMVVPEMVNGLQDNLDVVVSLAERHYYNCDFKMCYKLTSMVMVKDPFHANCLPVHIGTLVELSKANELFYLSHRLVDLYPNNPVSWFAVGCYYLMVGHKNEHARRYLSKATTLERTYGPAWIAYGHSFAVESEHDQAMAAYFTAAQLMKGCHLPMLYIGLEYGLTNNSKLAERFFSQALSIAPEDPFVMHEVAVVAFQNGDWKTAEKLFLDAMDKIKAIGNEVTVDKWEPLLNNLGHVCRKLKKYVQALEYHRQALVLIPQHASTYSAIGYVHSLMGDFESAIDYFHTALGLKRDDTFSVTMLGHCIEMYIGDTDAYIGKTSYIGTDIKDKVRGTLSTPGLMKMLNTSTEPSNARTTALLEESGIMALETPQSNQDKASLDTPLRSSLPLECNMYESDMMLETSMSDTSA
- the LOC115160605 gene encoding cell division cycle protein 16 homolog isoform X2, with protein sequence MNLDRLRKRVRHYIDQQQYQSALFWADKIASLSHEDPQDIYWLAQCLYLTSQYHRASHALRSRKLDKLYGACQYLAARCHYAAKEFQQALDILDMEEPTSKKLLDRSVKEENRMQESDWEMTPASINSSICLLRGKIYDAMDNRPLATSSYKEALKLDVYCFEAFDLLTSHHMLTAQEEKDFLDLLPLSQQCTEEEDKLLHFLFENKLKKYNKPSDMVVPEMVNGLQDNLDVVVSLAERHYYNCDFKMCYKLTSMVMVKDPFHANCLPVHIGTLVELSKANELFYLSHRLVDLYPNNPVSWFAVGCYYLMVGHKNEHARRYLSKATTLERTYGPAWIAYGHSFAVESEHDQAMAAYFTAAQLMKGCHLPMLYIGLEYGLTNNSKLAERFFSQALSIAPEDPFVMHEVAVVAFQNGDWKTAEKLFLDAMDKIKAIGNEVTVDKWEPLLNNLGHVCRKLKKYVQALEYHRQALVLIPQHASTYSAIGYVHSLMGDFESAIDYFHTALGLKRDDTFSVTMLGHCIEMYIGDTDAYIGTDIKDKVRGTLSTPGLMKMLNTSTEPSNARTTALLEESGIMALETPQSNQDKASLDTPLRSSLPLECNMYESDMMLETSMSDTSA